In one Neobacillus sp. CF12 genomic region, the following are encoded:
- a CDS encoding MarR family transcriptional regulator, producing MTNHALFHTLHQLSRQLTNQLNEALKPFGLFSAQWSVLYVLHIKGSLTQKELSEYLFVEAPPMTRTIQRLVKQGYVKQIPGKDKREKFIQLTEEAVKEFPKWENAVTQCNQALLGNFPETSQQQLLNLQSVWLKQLL from the coding sequence TTGACCAACCATGCATTATTTCATACTCTTCATCAACTTTCCCGCCAATTAACCAATCAACTAAATGAAGCACTAAAACCTTTTGGATTATTTTCCGCCCAATGGTCTGTCCTCTATGTTTTACATATCAAAGGCTCATTAACTCAAAAAGAACTCTCTGAGTACTTATTTGTTGAAGCGCCTCCTATGACTCGAACGATTCAACGCCTTGTTAAACAAGGCTATGTAAAACAAATTCCGGGCAAGGACAAACGTGAAAAGTTTATCCAATTAACGGAGGAAGCAGTAAAGGAATTTCCTAAATGGGAAAATGCTGTTACCCAGTGCAACCAGGCTTTACTGGGGAATTTCCCCGAAACCTCTCAACAACAATTATTAAACTTACAAAGCGTTTGGTTAAAACAGCTATTGTAA